The following coding sequences lie in one Arachis ipaensis cultivar K30076 chromosome B05, Araip1.1, whole genome shotgun sequence genomic window:
- the LOC107643337 gene encoding protein trichome birefringence-like 2 isoform X2, with product MDKNCSSNSFNSMKRLAFSEPFMSQRRKVVSGFSLGLGASLLFLTLLFLNTSLIPPKVQVFLQGSGSAISNSSSSSFYSWSFSIRTKHPFSSSSAANNNDASLTVSSPQRDEERIEESRGVNASSQGLNKNTRFANFTVGGENATLNSSEVQQFPLKSNAENVTLVTEIGNFTDNRVVKDVDFAANATVSSSGESNVTSVNNNNNNNNNNDNVTVVIDDGGSSSQDVKMEGRFSLNDENCDIYDGMWVRDDSKPYYPLGSCPLIDRDFDCHLNGRPDSDYVKWKWQPHKCDIPSLKATDFLERLRGQRLVFVGDSLNRNMWESMVCILRQSVKDKKRVFEISGRHEFKKKGVYAFRFEDYNCSVDFVSSPFIVRESTFKGINGSFETLRLDLMDQTTTVYHDADIIVFNTGHWWTHEKTSKGEDYYQEGNHVYPRLKVLDAFRRALTTWARWVDKNIDANRTQVVFRGYSNTHFRMRLCGAVYF from the exons ATGGACAAGAACTGCAGCAGCAACAGCTTCAACAGCATGAAGAGGCTTGCGTTCTCCGAACCCTTCATGTCACAGAGGAGAAAAGTAGTTTCTGGTTTCAGTTTAGGCCTTGGAGCTTCTCTCCTTTTTCTCACTCTTCTATTCCTCAACACTTCCCTTATACCTCCCAAAGTTCAAGTCTTTCTTCAAGGATCTGGTTCCGCCAtttccaattcttcttcttcttccttctattCTTGGTCATTTTCCATCAGAACCAAAcatcccttctcttcttcttctgcgGCGAATAATAATGATGCTTCTCTCACTGTGAGTTCCCCGCAGAGGGATGAAGAACGAATTGAAGAAAGTCGCGGAGTGAATGCTTCAAGTCAGGGTTTGAACAAGAACACACGGTTTGCGAATTTCACCGTCGGTGGTGAGAATGCAACGCTTAATAGTAGTGAAGTGCAACAGTTTCCGCTGAAATCCAACGCTGAGAACGTTACATTGGTCACTGAGATTGGGAACTTCACTGATAATAGGGTTGTCAAAGATGTGGACTTTGCTGCGAATGCAACTGTTTCTTCTTCTGGTGAATCAAACGTGACTtctgttaataataataataataacaataataataatgataatgtaACTGTGGTTATTGATGATGGTGGTTCTTCTTCACAAGATGTGAAGATGGAGGGTCGTTTTAGTTTAAATGATGAGAATTGTGATATCTATGATGGTATGTGGGTAAGGGATGATTCAAAGCCATATTACCCCTTAGGTTCATGTCCACTCATCGATAGGGATTTTGATTGCCACCTTAATGGAAGGCCTGATAGTGATTATGTGAAATGGAAATGGCAGCCACATAAATGCGACATTCCAAG TTTGAAAGCAACTGATTTTCTGGAGAGACTGCGAGGTCAGAGGCTAGTTTTTGTGGGGGATTCACTGAACAGGAACATGTGGGAGTCGATGGTGTGTATACTACGTCAAAGTGTCAAGGACAAGAAACGTGTTTTTGAAATTTCTGGAAGACATGAATTTAAGAAGAAAGGTGTTTATGCTTTTAGATTTGAG GATTATAATTGCTCAGTAGATTTTGTTAGTTCACCATTCATTGTTCGAGAGTCAACTTTCAAAGGCATAAATGGATCATTTGAGACATTAAGATTGGATTTGATGGACCAGACAACTACTGTATATCATGATGCTGATATCATTGTCTTCAATACTGGCCACTGGTGGACGCATGAAAAAACATCTAAGGG AGAAGACTACTATCAAGAAGGCAACCATGTATACCCAAGACTCAAGGTTTTGGATGCATTTAGAAGGGCTTTGACGACTTGGGCTAGATGGGTCGACAAAAATATTGATGCCAACCGAACTCAGGTTGTCTTCAGAGGATACTCAAATACCCATTTCAG GATGAGATTATGCGGAGCGGTATACTTTTGA
- the LOC107643337 gene encoding protein trichome birefringence-like 2 isoform X1, with amino-acid sequence MDKNCSSNSFNSMKRLAFSEPFMSQRRKVVSGFSLGLGASLLFLTLLFLNTSLIPPKVQVFLQGSGSAISNSSSSSFYSWSFSIRTKHPFSSSSAANNNDASLTVSSPQRDEERIEESRGVNASSQGLNKNTRFANFTVGGENATLNSSEVQQFPLKSNAENVTLVTEIGNFTDNRVVKDVDFAANATVSSSGESNVTSVNNNNNNNNNNDNVTVVIDDGGSSSQDVKMEGRFSLNDENCDIYDGMWVRDDSKPYYPLGSCPLIDRDFDCHLNGRPDSDYVKWKWQPHKCDIPSLKATDFLERLRGQRLVFVGDSLNRNMWESMVCILRQSVKDKKRVFEISGRHEFKKKGVYAFRFEDYNCSVDFVSSPFIVRESTFKGINGSFETLRLDLMDQTTTVYHDADIIVFNTGHWWTHEKTSKGEDYYQEGNHVYPRLKVLDAFRRALTTWARWVDKNIDANRTQVVFRGYSNTHFRGGQWNSGGQCHKETEPIYNTTHLKKYPSKMRALDNVISKMKTPVMYMNISRLTDYRKDGHPSIYRMEYKTEAERAAAELHQDCSHWCLPGVPDTWNELLYASLLKSGRGSWKS; translated from the exons ATGGACAAGAACTGCAGCAGCAACAGCTTCAACAGCATGAAGAGGCTTGCGTTCTCCGAACCCTTCATGTCACAGAGGAGAAAAGTAGTTTCTGGTTTCAGTTTAGGCCTTGGAGCTTCTCTCCTTTTTCTCACTCTTCTATTCCTCAACACTTCCCTTATACCTCCCAAAGTTCAAGTCTTTCTTCAAGGATCTGGTTCCGCCAtttccaattcttcttcttcttccttctattCTTGGTCATTTTCCATCAGAACCAAAcatcccttctcttcttcttctgcgGCGAATAATAATGATGCTTCTCTCACTGTGAGTTCCCCGCAGAGGGATGAAGAACGAATTGAAGAAAGTCGCGGAGTGAATGCTTCAAGTCAGGGTTTGAACAAGAACACACGGTTTGCGAATTTCACCGTCGGTGGTGAGAATGCAACGCTTAATAGTAGTGAAGTGCAACAGTTTCCGCTGAAATCCAACGCTGAGAACGTTACATTGGTCACTGAGATTGGGAACTTCACTGATAATAGGGTTGTCAAAGATGTGGACTTTGCTGCGAATGCAACTGTTTCTTCTTCTGGTGAATCAAACGTGACTtctgttaataataataataataacaataataataatgataatgtaACTGTGGTTATTGATGATGGTGGTTCTTCTTCACAAGATGTGAAGATGGAGGGTCGTTTTAGTTTAAATGATGAGAATTGTGATATCTATGATGGTATGTGGGTAAGGGATGATTCAAAGCCATATTACCCCTTAGGTTCATGTCCACTCATCGATAGGGATTTTGATTGCCACCTTAATGGAAGGCCTGATAGTGATTATGTGAAATGGAAATGGCAGCCACATAAATGCGACATTCCAAG TTTGAAAGCAACTGATTTTCTGGAGAGACTGCGAGGTCAGAGGCTAGTTTTTGTGGGGGATTCACTGAACAGGAACATGTGGGAGTCGATGGTGTGTATACTACGTCAAAGTGTCAAGGACAAGAAACGTGTTTTTGAAATTTCTGGAAGACATGAATTTAAGAAGAAAGGTGTTTATGCTTTTAGATTTGAG GATTATAATTGCTCAGTAGATTTTGTTAGTTCACCATTCATTGTTCGAGAGTCAACTTTCAAAGGCATAAATGGATCATTTGAGACATTAAGATTGGATTTGATGGACCAGACAACTACTGTATATCATGATGCTGATATCATTGTCTTCAATACTGGCCACTGGTGGACGCATGAAAAAACATCTAAGGG AGAAGACTACTATCAAGAAGGCAACCATGTATACCCAAGACTCAAGGTTTTGGATGCATTTAGAAGGGCTTTGACGACTTGGGCTAGATGGGTCGACAAAAATATTGATGCCAACCGAACTCAGGTTGTCTTCAGAGGATACTCAAATACCCATTTCAG AGGTGGGCAATGGAACTCCGGAGGGCAGTGCCATAAAGAAACGGAGCCGATATATAACACAACTCACTTAAAGAAATACCCTTCAAAAATGAGGGCTTTAGACAATGTCATCTCAAAAATGAAAACACCAGTGATGTATATGAACATATCAAGGCTAACAGATTACAGAAAAGATGGCCATCCTTCTATATACAGAATGGAGTACAAGACCGAAGCCGAAAGGGCTGCCGCCGAGCTACACCAAGATTGCAGCCATTGGTGCCTGCCTGGAGTACCGGATACTTGGAACGAATTACTCTATGCTTCTCTCTTGAAATCTGGAAGAGGCAGTTGGAAAAGCTGA